The DNA window ACTTCATTCTGTTCGACTCAGTCCTCTACTATTCCTGAGTACTTGACTCGGTATGTTACTGTTCTGTTCATGACTACTTGACTGAGTACTTTACTGTTCTTTATGCAGTATTTTATCTGACTACTTGACTGAGTACTTTACTGTTCTTTATGCAGTATTTTATCTGACTACCTGTCTGAGTACTTTACTGTCCTTTATGCAGTACTTTATCTGACTACTTGACTGAGTACTTTACTGTTCTTTATGCAGTACTTTATCTGACTACTTGACTCAGTGCTTTACTTGACTATTTTATACTGTTCATTACTCCGTGGTTTACCCTTTATTTACACAGTAAAGTAAATAAAGTCAGTACATTATTGGACTACTTGATTCTATGCTTTACTGTGCTTTATTTAGTTCTTTACTGTTCATTACCCAGTTCTTTACACTTTACTTTACTGTTCTTGAGTCACTACTTTTCTGTATTTTACTGTGCATGATTCAGGACTTTACTGTTCTTGTCTACTTGAGTCAgtactttactgtacatttgctgttcaTGATTCTGCTTGATTCAGTACTTTACTGTTCTTAATGAAGTACTTTACTGTACTTGactctgtactgtactgttcttGAGTCAGGACATTACTGTATTTGACCCTGCACTTGACTTGGTTCTCTACTGTTCATTGCTCAGTACTTTACTGTTCATTGCTCAGTACTTTACTGTCCATAAAGAGCACCAAGAGAAGTAAAACAGACCatgctggaaaaacagacacgtTTTATACGGCCCTTGTGCGAAGTGTTTATGTTGTGTGCATAGGCGAATGTCATTCAGCAGGAAATGAGAGCAGCTATTATTAGTTTCCTGAAAGCATGTCTTGATCAAAGTCATTGCCTTTGGCGACGGCAGTGAAATCTCGCTACTGTGCCAAAcgcctttttaaaaatgttttttttactgtttgtgTGATATGATTAGTGGGTAGTGAAAGGGTATGTTGGATTGTGTGCTTGTCTTAGCAGTTGTTTTTAAGGTGCTATATAatcttggggggggggtgttagagAATAAAGTTCAAAATCTTTCGGGATAGTGCTTTGTTCAGTACAGAGACAACAAAGAGACCTTTTAGTTTTTGTAGATCAATACATAACATTCTCATTCCTCCAcactcttctctctcacacagttTTCTGCACAGAAGAGATATATCAACCCTGAACACAGCcctcaaaatgtaaacattttacagcTAAGTTCAGGTTGTCCTCTGAGCTTTCTGAGAGGGCTTTGAGACATGTCTAAGAGGATTGAGAGtgatggtgagagagaatgatGGATTCATGgccaacattttagaaaagCCAATTTCATTCTCAGCCTTGGGGTCAATATTTTAAACAACCTTGCCGAtttctttattacattttaatatttaagtTGACTGTATAAAATCCAATTTgttaattgttctttttttttttaccatgtaaATAAAGATGTCGTTCATGTATTCAATCTGTGGAGTTGTTGGTggtttaatgttcatttctgaTGGAGCTCGGATCTGCAGTGTTTACCGCAAATGCAAACCGGAACGTTGCCATCAATGTTAAgtggacagaaaaacacacatacagaaagagagatggatcAATGCTGCCTTGCTGCACCTCCACCCGGTCGACCCACCTGTTTGTTCATGAGGATGTAGATGAGTGGGTTGATGACGGTGCTGCTCTTGGCCAGGAGTGACGGCACCACAGCGCCCACCGGGGTGACGATGCCGGGCTGGCCGAACGTGGCCATCATGGCGACCACGCCGTACGGCATCCAGCACAGCAGGTAACACACCACCGTGGTGAGCACCATGAACAGGATGTGGTACTCCCGGCGCCGCGCCGCCGTCTTCCGGATCTTCCCCACCTGGACACACCGGAGAGATGAGAAGACTCCATTCTCTCACCCCAGTATGTCACATTTCATAGCCCTTCATCCAAGCACAATTGCATTTATTCCCAAACACCCACATATATTCTCTGTCACACAACACTGGACTCTTACGTTTGATGATGAATCATACTGGAAGGAAATACTAAGATAAGTAGAGGGGAaatggcttgtgtgtgtgtgcaagggAGTTTGTGTCTGTAGAGATCAAACAGCCTTGCTGCGATAGAGGTGGGTTTTCATGAATATCCCGATAGACACTGCTGAGTTCAGTCTGCTGTGAGTGTAGATCTGTTAccgtctccccctcctccccctcctccccctcctcccctcctcactTCCCCTGATTGGCCATTCTTCTTGTGGTATAGGTTCATTGTTCTGCCGTAGGGCTTTTCTCCTGACTGAGTTGATGCTAACCTCCCCTTTTCAGCCATTACAGGCCTGACGCTCCATCCACATTCTCTCCATCAGCACCAATGATGAAGGGATCCCAGGGAGGGTaacagaggtggagacagaagacGGTGTggcagaggtggagacagaagacGGAGTggcagaggtggagacagaagacGGTGTggcagaggtggagacagaagacGGAGTggcagaggtggagacagaagacGGTGTggcagaggtggagacagaagacGGAGTggcagaggtggagacagaagacGGTGTggcagaggtggagacagaagacGGAGTggcagaggtggagacagaagacGGTGTggcagaggtggagacagaagacGGAGTggcagaggtggagacagaagacGGTGTggcagaggtggagacagaagacGGTGTGGCAGAAGTGGAGACAGAAGACGGTGTggcagaggtggagacagaagacGGTGTggcagaggtggagacagaagacGGTGTggcagaggtggagacagaagacGGAGTGGACTCACTCACCGGCCCATTGAGTCCGTGTTCCTTTTCTGATTTAGTCTAGTTTTAGTCATTTGACTAATTCTGTACCTTGAAGGTTCAGGCTTCAGTCACATTTAGGTTCAGGTAACATTGGTGTTATTGTGACTacacattgttaaatagcgtggtGGTTAGAGACACCAACTGAACCCAGGAGACGGGGTATCAAAtctgaaatcatgtttttaaccCACAGAGGATAAACAGTACCGCTTTAATCAAAACCATGTCTGCGGTCAAGTTATGCACCAAATGCCACAGATTTGCGTGTATTTTAcgttattaaataaaaacagagtggATCACACTGAAAAGCtctctttttccaaaaacctcCTGTCCAATAACAGTCAAGACTTTACTCACAGAAATTGTTTAGTCTCATTTTagtcaacaaaaataaaagatattTAGGTTTAGTTACTTTTTCTAAAACCTTGATTTATTTGGTCAGTCAATGTCTTGTCTATTGGCACAGAAATATGGTCATTTCATATCCACATATTTTTCGCCACTTTTTTTTGGGTTGAAAGTAACACCGCATTGAGCCCAGAATGTGTAGAAAAGACATACTTGGTGaaaaaaaagagggaaaaaaacattcttcaGAGGCAGGGCCAGAGGGGTCATGGACCCTCCCTAACAGCACGTGTTTTCACAGTAATACatgtcaaagtgtgtgtgcatataaGAAACATCTGTGTTCACATAAAAATGCCACTCACAGGGGCGTGGCTTAGGCCAACTGGGATGCCGGGACTCCCATCACAAGCAGATGTATGAGGTAATCCAGCCATTACTCAGTGTTCACATGAGGATGGTAAACACAAACACCCTGGAAAAGGCTGTcaaatttcttctttttttttttacctttaaaTTCActattcaatattttaaatacttaaatgacactgaaaatgtaaattatgtCTCATGTAATTTGACTGTTGTAACCAATTTTGACTCAAAACATATGGCATTTCATATCAGGACACATTCAAGTCATTCAGTAGACATTCTTATTCTAAGCTTCACCAGCAAAAGGAGTGAGTACGTACGTTTTGATACTTTAGTGTATAGcttcaaaactgttaaaccaGTCTAATACAGACTTGGTTCTAACATTTGTAGCTCTCTGTTTATTTGACGGATGGTAACAATTACCcagcccccccagcccccccagccccccatcCCTCGGATGTTCACCAAAACAAGTGGCGAGGTGAGAGCTTGGCTGTTGGTTCAACTGCACATTGCCTTTTTTAAACCCAACGTCTGCCCATTCTAGTAAGTAAACATTCTCTTAAAAATCAAAAGAAGGTGGCCCAGCGATGTCCCGTGGTTGTCCCAGGGTTGTCCCGTGGTTGTCCCAGGGTTGTCCCGTGGCCTAGGCTGGTGTCCTCAGAGCACATTTATTGCTGCTACATGGGTTTGACTTCTTCCACATCTGTCCCCACTGCATACACTAAACCATACATTAATTCAAATGAATATActgcatgtatttatttatttatatatacaaatgAAGGGTCAGTTAGGCAACATATTTTTGACTGCGGGCCCGTCACACTTCATTGCTATTTTGGACTCAGGGATTTAACACTAACCAGACTTTTGGGAGTGAACGCGGGTCTGCTTTTGGTTATTCGTCTGAGCAGTAAACTCCCTTGAGCAGCCACCCAGAGTGAAGGCGATTAGAGTGACTTCTCAGGGTAGTTGGCCGAGGAAAGTCCCTTTATCCCAGCCCTAACCCAGATACCTGGACTAGACACTGTGCTTGTGACCGGGTTATTTACACACTTAGATCAGGCAGCATTAAGCCACTGGGAAGGGTTTTAGAACCCAGTCAAAAAGGCTATTCTGTCAGTGAACCTAGAAATCCAATGCAATGGTTAATAAAATGGCAAGGTTGAAATGTCCTTCCCCCGGCCAATTGGTCGGTCTATGGCGGAGACTGAACCCCCAGAATGACATTATTAGTGCAGATTCCATTTTAACTGGATGTCTATCAAACTAGTGCCTGTAAACTGAATCTTAGTAATGTTAACCAAAATACAAACCCCAATGAAGTCTGTTAACGCTTTTCATTCTGACAGTTAGGCTGATGCTGCGGGCGTGCACTTTATCCTCGTTAATACGCGGAACACTTCGCCGTCACGCAAGCACGCGTGGCAGATGTCAAAAAAGCATGTTGTGCCAAGTGTTAGCAAAAGCAGTGAATCCACATGCAGTGCAAAAAGTGGCACAACGTTAAGTAACCTCCCAGATCAGAAGCAGTACTAGAGAacatacactgaaaaaaattataaacgcaacacttttgtttttgcccccatttatcatgagatTAACTCAAAGacctaagactttctctatgtacacaaaaagcctatttctctcaaatattgttcacaaatctgtctaaatctgtgttagtgagcacttctcctttgccgagataatccatacacctcacaggtgtggcatatcaagatgctgattagacagcatgattattgcacaggtgtgccttaggctggccacaataaaaggccactctaaaatgtgctaAAAATGTGTCAACGACGCAAAAAGAGAGCGAAATACACTGAAGTAGCTTAGAGATTAGCACAAACTATTTACATTAATCAAAATAGCAATGCACTTAAGGTGGTAACATTTTACCTGTCCTACATATGTGTTTACAGACTCTTTAGCACTTACacaaaccaccccccccccccaccaacaccacaccccctcccccccaacaccaccccccctccccaccaacACCACACCCCCCCAGCCACCCACCTGTTTGACGGCCCACAGCAGGCGACAGTAGCAGTAGACCATGATGATGATTGGCAGGCCCAGGCAGAAGATGAACAGGCAGATGATGTAGGCGTGCGACTGGGCCGTCCTCAGTGTCCAGGAGACGGAGCAGCTGGTCCCGGCCCCCTCCAGGTCGTAGCTACTCCACCCCAGCAGGGGGGGTACCGTCCAGAGGATGGAGTAGAGCCAAGAGCCCCCAACGGCCAGCAGGGGCTTGCGGTAGTCGGGTCCTCGCTTGTTGTACACGGTGAGAGTGCTGTAGCGGTCATAGGACAAGACCACCAGAGAGATCAAAGACACGATACCTgggggggaggcagagggaggagggggtggagggggagaaaacgCAGGTGATAGAGAGGGAGACCAACGGAGTGATGGAAGGTGGGCGGAGGGGTAGAACAGGTGGGGGGGAAAGAATGAGGTAAAGTTGCAAGGAAACAAAGAGAG is part of the Esox lucius isolate fEsoLuc1 chromosome 16, fEsoLuc1.pri, whole genome shotgun sequence genome and encodes:
- the tmtops2b gene encoding vertebrate ancient opsin translates to MFSGQADLNYTYNFSVDPANFLDQGWSDTPKETLSRTGFIVLSVFLGLIMTFGFVNNFVVLLLFCKFKTLRTPVNMLLLNISVSDMLVCLFGTTLSFTSSIKGKWILGRNGCLWYGFINSCFGIVSLISLVVLSYDRYSTLTVYNKRGPDYRKPLLAVGGSWLYSILWTVPPLLGWSSYDLEGAGTSCSVSWTLRTAQSHAYIICLFIFCLGLPIIIMVYCYCRLLWAVKQVGKIRKTAARRREYHILFMVLTTVVCYLLCWMPYGVVAMMATFGQPGIVTPVGAVVPSLLAKSSTVINPLIYILMNKQFHRCFLILFRCERRSAENGHSSVPSRTTGIQLNRRVCSNTVACTAQISTGIQKNVCRMPAGERS